ACGCGCTGTTCGCGGCGGGCATGTTCCGGCTGCTGCTGCCCCGCTCGCTCGACGGGGGTGAAGTCGATCCCGCCACCTTCGCTGCCGTCATCGAGGAAATCGCCAAGGCCGACGCGAGCACGGCGTGGTGCATGTGCCAGGCGTCCGGGTGTTCCATGTCCGCCGCGTATCTCCCGCCTGACGTCGCGGCTGAGGTCTTCGGCCGGGACCCGCGCGCCGTCCTGGCGTGGGGCCCCGGGTCCGACGCGCGGGCCGTCGCCGTCGCGGGCGGCTATCGCGTGACGGGCACGTGGAGCTTCGCCAGCGGCTGCCGTCACGCGACGTGGCTGGGCGGCCACTGCCCGATCTCCGAGCCTGACGGGAGCCCGCGCCGGAACGGCGACGGCAAGAGGGTCGAGCGGACGATGTTGTTCCCCGCTTCGAGCGCGCAGATCGTGGACGTCTGGCACGTCAGCGGGCTCAAGGGCACCGGGAGCGACGCCTTCACGGTGGCGGATCTCTTCGTCCCTCACGAGTACTCGATCTCGCGGGACGATCCGGCGGAGCGGCGCCAGCCGGGCCCGCTCTACTGCTTCCCGACGGGCTCCCTCTACGCGTCCGGCTTCGCCGGGGTCGCCCTCGGCATCGCCCGGCGCATGCTCGATGGACTGGTGGGCCTCGCCAAGGAGAAGACGCCGCGCGGGTTCAAGCGCCTGCTCCGCGACAGCGCGGTGATCCAGTCCCAGGTGGGCTACGCCGAGGCGCAGCTGCAATCAGCGCGGCTCTTCCTCTTGAGCTCCCTCGAGGAGATCTGGCGGTCGGTCGGGCGCTCGGGCGTCCTCACGCTGGACCAGCGCGTCCAGATCCGGCTGGCGTCCACCTACGCGATCCACCAGGCGAAGGCCGTCGCCGACATGACACACCACGCGGGCGGCGCGACGTCGATCTTCATCGAGAGCGCCTTCGACCGCGGGTTCCGCGACATCCACGCCGTGACCCAGCAGCTCCAGGGGCGCCAGGCCCACTTCGAGACGGTCGGCCAGTTCCTGCTCGGGCACCAGCCCGACACGACGTTCCTCTAGCCTGCAGGTGCCCGCGAGAGACATGACGGCCGTCGGGCGGAGGACCTTCCGCATATGAACCGGGTGCAGATCATGGCGCACCTC
Above is a window of Candidatus Methylomirabilota bacterium DNA encoding:
- a CDS encoding acyl-CoA dehydrogenase family protein; the encoded protein is MDTGSPAGAGNEYVARARRLAPQIEACADQIEQERRLSQPVLDALFAAGMFRLLLPRSLDGGEVDPATFAAVIEEIAKADASTAWCMCQASGCSMSAAYLPPDVAAEVFGRDPRAVLAWGPGSDARAVAVAGGYRVTGTWSFASGCRHATWLGGHCPISEPDGSPRRNGDGKRVERTMLFPASSAQIVDVWHVSGLKGTGSDAFTVADLFVPHEYSISRDDPAERRQPGPLYCFPTGSLYASGFAGVALGIARRMLDGLVGLAKEKTPRGFKRLLRDSAVIQSQVGYAEAQLQSARLFLLSSLEEIWRSVGRSGVLTLDQRVQIRLASTYAIHQAKAVADMTHHAGGATSIFIESAFDRGFRDIHAVTQQLQGRQAHFETVGQFLLGHQPDTTFL